The genomic DNA ctttcttttttttcttttttttttctttttgctattggggagccatttttcagcattttattacgaattgaaattacctgggctttaatacagcatgtcagcttttaatctatgaaaaaaatatttgagctctggataaacacaaatcccacaggggtccgtaacggaccaatggtacattgataattttggaacttcatcaaatcgctaaaaatgtcatttttgatgttgtctgagagtgtcagtgtatgcctcagatgtaagatataaccgtatttgagagctgcagacctagacatttcagaaatattttcaaaataagtttcgtgtaataaatgttgtttctacggaagcgtgaaagagccatcagacgctaatacgttttagtacgttaaggctgcggaaaggatataatgactgaatctcattaccctgaaatgaaggtacgctgcatacagtttatttatgtgatatgactacggtcaaactttgcttatggaacagaaatattgaaataattacagttgtatgttttgcttgaccttcacttttttatagctGTGACGTCATTGtacaaagattcatgaatagcgaatatgcatttgttaaagcgggatcagttggtctattttagaaataaataaaaaaataataaataaaaaaatcctttaattgatttttctcatgtattctaatcaaacttgatttgtagcatctttattaggcccgcagtcaactttgttcagctgggacatttgaccccttttaggggctgctagagctaaaactagaaatgcctttatacagcgtctcatgaacagcttggtggatctttgtcatacttggtctggagcatcattataaggtcctcttccgaatttatttatataggaacttgggccctattagggaccactatagctaaaagtaggtATGCCTtccttcgcattaaccactaaaatgtaatcgatttttatcaaactcgatgtgtaacaatatcgtaaggtctcctgctattttattacaaatggggatagggaccaatttagctaaaaatataaacacgtttaatgacctcttctcatgaaccgcttcatgaatcttcatcaaactactgctgtaattattagtctaaggataaacgaaacaaaattgcaaccctacgaaacctttgcgaaaaattaaaagagaaccatttaaattgttaaagtgcggtgtttagttttgcaatttgaaaaagatgaaagatgaatgttagatgaaaaattcataaacttctttacTTAtgacaattcgccgaccatcatttttaaagatatttcttgtttatcattattatatatgataaaatgagTATTAATATTCCATGTGTTGGTGCGTTGGAGTCGTATTACATGTAAAACGTAATTGTTGCTGCTACCTGGGAAAACCTAATGCTGCACCTCTTATAATGAACATTTAATGTATTACTTAGGAAGGGgtgtggttttgttttgtttgtttgtttatttgtttgtttgttttttggtttaacgccgtttttcaacaatattatagtcatgtaacggcgggcagttaacctaacaagtgtttcttgattctctaccagtacaaacctgttctccgcaagtaacttccaacttccccacatgatttatcagaggtggaggacgaatgatttcagacacaatgtcttttatcaagtcgtcacggagaacatttgccccgcccggggatcgagcTCGctacccagcgatccgtagaccaacggtCTCCttactgagttaagcgggcgggcttagaGTGTAGTTTGGGGTATTTAAATGCCAACTTCGAGCACCTGATGCAATTGTAATGTTTATTGTCCTGTAATTGACCACATCCATGTTTCtaataaaaacataatacattCACCTCCATATGTTTTTTGATATGACACCTTCCGCTTTTAATATTATGTGTAATTTTGGCAGGTATATATGAACATTGCAATGATACTGATTGAAACTTTTGATTAACTATGTTTTAAAGGCAATATAATGTAACTAGTTTTGATTAACTAATTGTTCTTTGATACAACATGCAATGTAAGACATCTTATTTCGCACATACGACATCTTTACTCGTactcttttgtttttatttacatccGGTTTTTACGCCGTTATTTATCTAGGTATAGACAGGTATACTACCGAAAGGTTTAAGTATACAGGTACGTTAAAATCTAAACTGATTCACAATAATGTGTTTTATAAATCGGTAGGACGTGTTTAACAATAAAGGTTTCGAATTCAATTGACATGTTCAGAACAATCTTTTGAGACGATCAAATTTACACAAGAATAAAATTACGCACTCAGAATAACCTctgtatataatagtgctattGTTAAATAACAAGGATTTTGCAGGTAATATATACATGTTCTTGTCTTTTGTTGTTTGTATTAGTATTTAGTTTGTgttctaaaatgatttctctttCGCGGGGAAAAATATCAACGAAGCCAAACACATCTTTTTCGAAATTCATTTCACTTGAACGGCTTTTGCATTGCAACAATTCATGCTTTGGGAAACAACATAAATGTAATACGTGTTTCATAATACGTCTAATGTAAAAAAAGGGTGACATCGATACAAAAGACCCTTACTGGCTATGTCTGGGGAGTTTTTGTAGACAGTCGAGCACGCAAAATTGGTAgaaatattcatataattataaactGTATTGATGTAATGACAACTGGGATTAATAACTGACCATTGCTGTTTAGTTAGTTTTTTAgctcctttagctcctgaaaaactAATATTAAAGGGCCGGAATGTTAATGGTTTTGCTTTATTGCTATGTTGACTGTTATTACCACTCAATGACGCATTGTCTggtcatatacatatataagggTTAAATATTAGGAACAAAACAGCTACCCCGCTTTTTGTTATTTTACCAATATCTTGAAAAATCTTcgtatcaaaaatattaaatgaggCAAACATATAATTTTACTGATTTCACTACCCCTTATTTGTAAACAGTCACAGCAAACGGGtaaatataaatagaaaacgataacgaaaacattatcggaaattCGATTAGGTCTTTATTGGAAGTCTGGGTTTATTTCATGGTCAATCAGGGTTTTCTTcatagtcaatacgattcaaaagtagttcaactattttgtcacggataatggtttcactacccgattccccttttctcaataataacattaacatgttattgttacaaataccgtgcgtgAGTAGTACCATCTATAACAACTAGGACGTGTCAAACTGATTAATGGTATGCAACACATAAATACGATAAAATCAATCTTACATATAAAAGGGGATCATTTTTGAACGATTACAATACCTGTGGTTATTCAACAGCAAGTCAAGCAGTTTATATTTCTGCATATCATGTATCAGTTCTCTTTTCAAAAGAGTGACATTGAACAGAACGTTAAATTTTGAATCGTATGTTTAAAAAACAATCAATGTGTATCCAAAATAAGTCTTTAACACAAATAACACATGTTATTTTAAAACGTTCAGTTGAAAGTCTTGTTTTATTGTGCGTGCTATGTAAACTAGAAATGATGCACAGATGTAATTGATTGTGGAAGTGAGTCATTACCTGAAAGGCTCTTAATGCCTTTAATTAAAATGTGGTTGCGATATTTTTTCTTCTGAACATCAATTTGTTGTTAAATCCTTTTCCAGATACTTACAATAGTGTGAATATTGTCGAATATCTTAGAATGGTTTATTGAGACTACCGTAATAAAGGGAGGCTCCCTTTAATGCTCTAACTATAACCATCCATGTGCAATGTTAAAGGCAGTgccttttctaaccatgtaagcacgcataacatctatttggaaagctgtttcatctacAGTATTGAAGGTAAAAGTTTGAAGCATTATAGATCTTTAATATAAAGACGTTACTGAGTACTAGATTTATTCAAATTGCTAATTGTATCTAGTTGTTGTCTCTAAGGTCTCTAAGGTGAATCTTATTATGATATTAGCGTTTTCATTAAAGCAACAACATTAGACACAATAAGCGTAAGTATGCAGTTTCTTCtcctttaaaaaaatgaaatattgcaaattgCTGTTGTTTGTAATTTGTATAACAAGAAAGATGGAAAATATATGTCCAGGAAAACAATGtcaaataattgatataaaaCTTTTGGAGGTAAGCATTTAACTGCGTTCCTATATAAAATCTTATCTAGGTTATATAACACAAAATTTACTTGAAGTTATAGCATATTCTAACTAAGTAATGTACCATAAAGCTGTATCGAGGAATAACGCACACTTTTAAGTAATTTTAATAAAGAATTATTCAATGTCATTAACAATCTTAAATAGTGCTATAATATAACGTAGgcattggtgaaataaaatgataaacttAACAATGCAAGATATATTAAATGGTAGACATTAATTACTCAGCTGTTGATTATTTATCCTATGACCTGCGGATGTtcttattttttagtttttaatattAAGGCGACAAAATTAAACGTTATTGTTCAACGTTAATGTTTTGACTTCTGCATAGAAACGTTGCTCAGGAAATAAAGTTTACCTCACATTGACGTTTCCTGTATGCTATTTATCCGTTATTACAAGTGTGGCTGCATACCAATTTTCACGACGTATTTTGTCTGTACGTCAAGTgtatatttaatgatttattttaaaactccaggattttagaattttaaaatgtttttgagaaCAACTGCGGTGAAGTGTACATAGACATCGGCACTAAACTGTAAAACATACTTCAAAATGAATCAAATGAGTTAATGTGAGTAACAAAAATATCGGCCGTTATATTTTCTCGTGTTTACAGTGTGCAAACGTCTCCATTATGCAACTAACGTTTGGTGAATTGTGGGAGGGGGCATTTTTTCATCGAAATTGTGTGATTTGAAATCGACTAATACGTGACCCTTATTTCAGacatttttattctatttctCATGTTCTATTGAAGCTTTGTATCAATTCTAAATGACTACAAATATATTTGCATAATTgttacaaattgaaaaaaaatgcgaGTTTTATAATCAATGAAATATAAGCTACACAGACAAATCACAAAATCAGAATTAAGGAGAATGACATTTTAAGTCGTAATTATTTACAAGtaattgtttctaaaataattcatattttcattacttcaattcaacaaaattttaaactgtAGGCAAAACATGAAACAGAAATTTGTAAGAATACATTAAGTTCAGCATGTTGGGCTAGGAAATAGAAAGCATGGAATGATAATAGTAAATCGTCTTACCTTACAGTTTTGCACTATGGGAGAAAGGTTAAAACATAAAGACAAAGACCAGCTAGAGAGATGGATCGGCACTGGTCCTAAGACATTCACACTGCTCTATGCTATCACCGGAGATGGATGCAATTCCAAGATTTTCCACGAGAAATGCGATGGACAGGGACCAACAGTTACAGTTCTCTACAATGCCAAGGGATCTGTTTATGGTGGATACAGTCCGATGTCCTGGAACTCGTTAAGCACGTCGTACAGTTCTTGTACTGAGGCATTTCTCTTTCAGCTCTATCATGATGGCAACCAAAAAGCAACTAAGTTTGAACTGAAACCGGGGCAGTATCATTACGCGGTTTACAACAACCCAAACTATGGTCCAGTATTCGGTTACGAATACGATCTTTTTACATTTAACAACAATGTTACTCGTACAGGTGCTACCTTCCCTTTAAATGGTGGCGCTAGTTTTGGAAAATCCTATGAAATGCTGGGTATCGGGGCAAATGATATCCACAATGGCAATTTTAACGTCACAGAATTAGAAGTCTACAGAGTGACATGTACGTACTTATAGAAATAAAAGTAATCTAAAACGATTTTTATATAGTGAGATGTATGTCTAAATAAGTTCTTATATACACTTTTCGAATCTTTCATGTCAGTGTAATATTATTCTCATTAATTCAGAAATATTTAATCCAtataaaaattttatgttttaactgcGTTCATTAATTAAGACGAAATAGTGTCTGCATGGATTTACACTGTAACAAATTAAAGATATACTTTGACAAttttgtaatatacttaaatgtaGGCCATCGAAAAACTCGAATCTCGCAAAGGCACCTCgataatataaaatgatatgtaATTTCATTTACGTGTCTATAATATaccacaggtgtttgaagctcaaACAATAAAAGTATATATGGAGGTTAGATCTCTTGAAAGGATCGCAGATCACTATAATAGTATATTAGGTGGATGGTTTATGATAATGCATATatctattgatagagcttcaagcgcctgtgaaTATACTAGTACTTAATTTTGAATTATGCTATTTAGCAGTATGAGAATGTATGATTTGCAGATAACGAAAATAAACAAGGAAGACCGTGGCGAGAATTTGACAACTGGAAAACAAAGGTATTATAATGGACAGTCACCTTATTACACTCTTTACACCTTTAATCCGTCATAAAATGATCATGTTATCCTCTTTTTGATTGTTGAAATGCTTAATATGCAATAtcaaggggcctccatggccgtgAGGTTAATGTCGTTGACTTCCAATCatttgcccttcatcgatgtgggttcgagcctcaatcagtgaattcttcatgtgatgaagccatccagatggcttacagaaggtcggtggttctacccaggtgcccgttcgtgatgaaaaaaaatgtgcaCAGTAAGACACATTGGGTCTTCTTCCTctatcaaagctgaaaagtcgccatatgacctctaattgtgtcggtgctacgttaaacccgacagaaacaaaagaaatatgCATATGGACTACTGTACAAATAGATTATACTTTCTACTTTCAAAGATTACATTAATGTCGTATAAAGTGTAGGAAATATGCTATATATTGTCTTTGTGCTAGATTCGGCATGCTTGTAAtgaattatatattaaattcGGCCAAAATGTCATCGCGTATCCCCTTAACTGGGTCTTAttagatttcttttatttaaacttGATAATGTACTTTTATCTAAATTAGGATCTCCATTCTAGGACCTGGCAAGACTTAAAGAAGACATCCTTTCATTCAAACTTCTTCCTGGCCTCAATATCGACGAGGCAAGGATTGTAATGATAGGTCCAGTTGGAGCCGGGAAGTCAAGTTTCTTCAACACAATAGATTCGATATTTCGTGGTCGTATAACACAAAGAGCATGTAGTGGATGCTTGGCACAGAGTGTAACTACAAGGGTAATATGTTTGTACAAATCTAGTTACGACATTTGTATCTTTCCGTTGACTTTAACGTTCCGACACTTAGCAATAAATCATCTTTTACTTAGTATTTTCTTCGATATAGCCTGCctcattatacaaaaaaatctacCTTCTTGTGTGATACAATGTGCGATTTCTATGTATCTGATATCATATTTTTTTAGCTTTCATATACGTTGCAAGTTAGCGTTCAAGTTCCGTTGTTTAAGAACGTAGCACACTTTAAAGATATTCTTTATTAAACCAGTTAGTACTATATCCGGACTTTGGTACTAATTAATTTATTGgcgggtgctagggtatttatatatatacagccAAACCCGACTGCAAAACATACCTGGGGACTGAAAAtgctggtatttgtgaaaacttaaatttttcaagACAGGTAAATTGTGACTTTAGTTAGCAGGTTATATGTTTTTGGAGGTTGTCTACAGTACGTGTCTGACTACATAATAGAATCCATCGCTTCTTAAGACAAGGGTAAATTACCAAGtaatgtaacaaaaaacaaaacaagattatgtgggataaggccgtgacttatttatgaatttttaaatgaaaattatggcatgttgtaatatatagcatggtatatagcAAAATTATGAggaaatatgaaagacaaagctccagctaaaatgcatGGAAGCagcatagcagcgcgaaggtgcagaaaactatgaaaataagcgcagaatataccagacctaataggaaattgtaggttctagtaaatcgagaaacgaggcaaagatgctctcagagatctctatgacatgagatgatatatcaacaaacaatATTCTTCCTAAGTTAAGTAAATACGTAATGAAACATAACACTAAGATCAAAACAAAATCCGATGTAAGTTAAGAAAGTCGTCaacaaacaaacgcacaaaacaaaataaaatattgaaaattttgttttaatgtaatatatgTACAAACGAACCCGGTGCAggggaatggttatagcaaactatgctataattaaaatcataatccatccaagcgattgactgagctaaccgacagactggaaacgtaagaaaacgggggatttacatgtctgtttcaacataacccatgcGTTAGAGGTTTGTAgaaaagtgatccacaaattatataatatgtacggacctacaagtacatataataaatgcaactttcgactgatcactaataatcgtatggccggTAAGTTGAATAACCCTGTTTATGTAAGACACAGTCAATCTATGGACCAGGTGAATGACCGACCACATGGTCAAGGCCCCCTTTAACGGTTAAAGGGCGCCCGCCTAGTAACACCgataataagagatgaccaactgagcgcgaggttgcagatacgagaaggtcaatctagacaagtgagcttttatttttgatactgccgtagtatacaacaataaaatattttgtggatcatGAAATAGTGCTCACAACAcgaacaaaaatttaaatgaaattagaattgacttgagccaaacCTTTTGATAAAGAggactttctttactgtaccccgaaTAAAGATTATCAATTTGTAAGCGCCGTTTAAGTCACgacaaaaaaaatgaactaaaatgatgaaataaaatcaatGCAAGTAATGTATTTTTACTAATAAAAAGTAATGTATGTTCGCTAATAGAAAACGTTAAACTATGCAAACGCTTTATTTTTTGATTTCATCtaaaactacccagaaagacaaGTTAATCGTATGCTacgagccggctgccccaaccataattcttttctaatttttataatatttctatacATGATGGGGGAGATAGGGAGAATCCGAGGTTTTGACCAGCGgaaaggctctctccaccccctgctttccgagtatttactaacATCAATGTTTCTAGCAAATAAAATAattgtgccaaacagaacaaaaacaatataaaaaaactgGGTAATGTCCGTGAACTGTCATCCAATTATAAATCGATGaatttcttacagaaatatttcagttatgtttttgtttacaaaatgaatGACATTAAGATCtctcctcatatttctgcaaatactatGTCAGGATTTGGTGAACCTGCGTGTTATCGCTTTGTTTACTAGTAAACCTCGAATGAACTATAGCCCGCGCTAGTTGATGAAAACTTCCTGCTtaattttaaaccaaatttaacaaaaacaagaTAGAACCATAAAGTACCACAAAAAgaaaagatagtaacattcgaaatgtttataaatgaatatatgcaGTTTAAAATCAAGTCGATTCCATTCAACtgtattgttccatgatgattaaatgtaccagCAGAAGCATGctagcaaaattgagtttatacacacacCATGTAAAGAGTTTTTTTCTCCAATATAACGTAGAATACCgaagcggcgtgacatgtttggtgcagcaTTACATTTGTAGCAGGGTTCAGAAGTATGGTAAACCATTGTGACCCTGAAATAAATTTAACTTGACGGCAGAAACGGTAATGGGAAGGGTGGGGGGggatttttgtaaacgatctgtcctctattTCAGATTTCAGATAAAGactgtacttgtcactgcactaaatttgcccatgaaaaacccgtgggattaaaacatgtcagactagtatttgaactgatacgactataaatacaaatacaggtgtggATAAGCAGGGAGGCGTTATGTTATGCAAGACAATATCCaccaaaattaaaagtatttatttctttaGACAAAATAAATTTTCCTAATACTTTAAAAGCAGCCAATTTAATATGTTCCTTGTGACGTCTTTAAAATTTGACAATACTTCCTGTCTATACAGTATATACAATACTCAGTCCGAACTGAATCTGGAAGTTCACCGAAGTTCATTTTGTGCGATACACCTGGTCTAGAAGAGTCTGCTGGTTTGGACGTTGACGAATGTTGTTACCTTTTAGATGGAAACATACCCGACTATTATTTAGTAAGTGTATAGATtgctttatttttatacatcacGCAATGGGTACttatacaaattatatgcaatcaGTGCATTTTCGAATGCTATtcatataattaaatgaaatttcatcgtcACAAAGTAAATCAAGCCTGTGTAGTATCGAAAGATATTCCATATATACAGAAATGCActatttaatgttttcttttgtcaGAAATATGAATATATGTCAATCCGTTCATAGAAAATGATCCAGTACGCGCTCGTATTCAGCACCTCTTTTACAAGGATGAAAGATCTGCAGAGGGCTATATACATTTAGAAGATAAAAAAGACCaacttaacaaaaaatatttcacacaAGGTTTCGATAAAGTGCAAACAATACATATACTGATTTCAACGTAACACGTATATACATTGAtgaaattctaaatatttcagtTCAACCAAAAGTCCACCATATCGCCAAAAGCTGAGGAGTTTGGAGTGTATCCCACTACACAGGGCAAGATCCATTGCGTTGTGTTTGTGCTTGATGCAACAGCACTGGATGCAGTGTCGGATAAAGTCGTAGAGAAAGTGAAGAACTTCCAACGCGTAATGAACGACAGAGGTACAAATTCaatctttcaaaatattctaTGAAGTAAGATTATGTTGAACAGCACTATATTTCACTttgcatgataaaatgtaaaataccGTACCTAATCAAATAATCTTATCGTCTTAAAATATTCTGAGGGAAGTGTTACTTATAACAGACAATAAGAAATAGAATTAGTAAAATTATAGTTATACcttatgtaaaaatgtagaacAAGTAAACGGACAAaagatatttgatatagattcagacttgatgaatcttcatttGTTCTAGCAAAATGTAGTGTTTTCAAACCGTTATTACGAACTGGAAAACAATGCGCATCTTTGCACGTGTACGTCATCATATTATCAGTTACAATGCAACATACTGGTACTAATGATAAACCCGAACATATgatcaaatagaaaaaaagtggaaacttcacaggtcgctcaacacgacaaaaacgaaaatgtttcaagctcggtttgattaagcctgttcatggacggtagtggaaatgcatgctaccgtccacgccctctagccccgggttgagcagaactcaacatttacacatgctaaaattacaaaaagcaatttacagacattcgcagatgtattcagacggcggtgaacatggaaccttcaacgatacacgtgttgaggcttgtaattccatgaagagcggcgtttggtccccagataaaataatgggtttgcccgaaacgagaaaacagtgggcagaacaaaacaaactagaatttaggaaggggatctgaggttatggagcctgcgtatcacaggaactgtcaaaagacaacattaaaaagcaggcaccatatccaaggggtgattatacaatacccaaggctatgaaagcgggagtattggaaccacccaggccgaaatggtcatgttgagaaactaaacagtatggtcatgttgagaaaccaataacacgacataaaaatcgtgctgaacgatctgagaagatcgaaatataacagcgctgattgaatgtacggggagacattttacggccgccacacggcacaaataacgctgctgtgataataaaatagaaaaaagtcgaaacttcacaggtcgctcaacacgacaaaaacgaaaatgttgcaggctcggtttgattgagcctgttcatggacggtagtggaaatgtatgctaccgtccacgccctctagccccgggttgagcagaactcaacatttacacatgctaaaagtacaaaaagcaatctagagacatccgcagaagtcgaccactttgaaaatatttgattgcaatcggttattcaTAAAATTGAACACACTATCTAATAATTTCCACTTACAACggcaactggtgtaaacaaaaacaacattagtAAACATTCTgcataaataaattactttcatttttatctgtataaaaaatatttatccaaaattactggggaagagggtgtttttgtgcatgctcactgtcgagACATGAAGatctgacattgggtcacttttcattacttgatcaggaatgactgtgaCAGCACTTTGGGGAAAGTTTCAGTATGatactacgaagaaaattttgtaaatgacaaagtagccgaatttatcatcagtcaacgttcgtacaatccccattttacaaaccacTTTCAGGGACTCACTTCGTTTGAGTTTGcttatattaatataaatttgagttttcagcaaatgttaacctttattttgatactgaccattgattacaatttgcagaaataaagaaGATACAGGTAAAAAATCTAattttctgtccgggtttatcatcagtaccagtatatatttaatgaatgaatgaatgagttgggttttacggcgaatcgacacaaaaaggtcatatatcgccgagaaaatgttaaatggattacgttaattgcaaagcataaataaaaccattgaagtaaaagcgtaaatacataaatagtgtaaaaaatcaaatgcaaacattaaaaagtataaaagcggtgaataaaaatcaaataaggttcagattttatgaaatatacctatttctttcaaaaactgcaaaattttgtcggctgaaatttgctcgtacagctcttttagagattcaacattataatatgaGTTGTGGATCGAAGTATATATTTAAAGTCCCAATGGCAATAGCTACGTTCAACGCCACAAAATACTTACAAACCAAAGCAAAAATCCCATAAATTTAATCTTTACAAAAACTTTTGAATGTGTCTTGCAACTGATCAATACATAATTTAGTAATTTCATGCATCAAATAACGTGTATACCGATAGAAAACTACATGCGGCAAAAGATGTAATTAACGTTTTAACGCTTCTATGTAGCTACGATAATGTTACATCTTGTGCTTTAGAAATTCCACAACTCATTGTACTCACAAAGATAGACAAGCTATGTGAAGACGTCCAAAAGGATACATCGTATACATACAAAAGCTGGAAGGTTGAGGAACATGTCGATAAAGCATCGGAACTTTTTGGTCTCCGCCGTTCCAATGTACTTCCGGTTAAAAACTACGAGAAAGAAGAACTACTTGATGTCAACATAAACACGCTTACCTTACTCGCTTTAAGAAAGATTTTGGACCTAGTAGACGACTATATGCAAAATCTAATCGATCGACAAAAGTTTGGGCAAATGAAAATTTGCGAAAAGAAATAAATTGCTTCGTGATAAAATAAGCAACATGGTGTTTGAAACTCGCA from Mercenaria mercenaria strain notata chromosome 11, MADL_Memer_1, whole genome shotgun sequence includes the following:
- the LOC123532029 gene encoding interferon-induced protein 44-like; this encodes MGERLKHKDKDQLERWIGTGPKTFTLLYAITGDGCNSKIFHEKCDGQGPTVTVLYNAKGSVYGGYSPMSWNSLSTSYSSCTEAFLFQLYHDGNQKATKFELKPGQYHYAVYNNPNYGPVFGYEYDLFTFNNNVTRTGATFPLNGGASFGKSYEMLGIGANDIHNGNFNVTELEVYRVTYNENKQGRPWREFDNWKTKDLARLKEDILSFKLLPGLNIDEARIVMIGPVGAGKSSFFNTIDSIFRGRITQRACSGCLAQSVTTRYIQYSVRTESGSSPKFILCDTPGLEESAGLDVDECCYLLDGNIPDYYLFNQKSTISPKAEEFGVYPTTQGKIHCVVFVLDATALDAVSDKVVEKVKNFQRVMNDREIPQLIVLTKIDKLCEDVQKDTSYTYKSWKVEEHVDKASELFGLRRSNVLPVKNYEKEELLDVNINTLTLLALRKILDLVDDYMQNLIDRQKFGQMKICEKK